One segment of Erigeron canadensis isolate Cc75 chromosome 2, C_canadensis_v1, whole genome shotgun sequence DNA contains the following:
- the LOC122588685 gene encoding protein TAB2 homolog, chloroplastic, giving the protein MTGLTINMASLTINNTITIKHTKSQIHSIIKIQTLPIFTQKPSKILTFQHNSLSSSSLSSPIESIDESDDDPTSETSYLDSDTDPESITEWELDFCSRPILDIRGKKIWELVACDSSLSLQYTKYFPNNVINSITLKDAIVSICDELDVPLPEKIRFFRSQMQTIITKACKELGIKPIPSKRCLSLLLWLEDRYETVYKRHPGFQKGSKPLLALDNPFPMDLPDSLYGEKWAFVQLPFSDVKKELASLEKSFRFGATLDLDLLGIEIDDKTLIPGLAVASSRARPLAAWMNGLEVCSVEADIARADLVLSVGISTRYVYASYKKSPVTSSEAEAWEAAKKESGGLHFLAIQDSLDSDDCVGFWLLLDLPPSPV; this is encoded by the exons ATGACTGGCCTCACCATTAACATGGCTAGTCTCACCATTAACAACACAATCACAATCAAACACACCAAATCCCAAATTCACTCCATCATCAAAATCCAAACACTTCCCATTTTCACTCAAAAACCATCCAAGATTCTGACTTTTCAACACAACTCACTTTCAAGCAGCTCACTTTCCTCACCCATTGAGTCCATtgatgaaagtgatgatgaCCCAACATCAGAAACAAGTTATCTTGACTCGGATACCGACCCAGAAAGCATAACAGAATGGGAACTTGATTTTTGTTCCAGGCCTATTCTTGATATTAGAGGGAAAAAGATATGGGAACTTGTTGCTTGTGATAGTTCTTTGTCTCTTCAATATACAAAGTATTTTCCTAATAATGTTATCAATAGTATCACTTTGAAAGATGCTATTGTCTCCATTTGTGATGAATTGGATGTGCCTTTGCCCGAAAAGATTCGTTTCTTTAG GTCACAAATGCAGACAATTATTACTAAAGCATGTAAAGAGCTTGGTATAAAACCGATTCCTAGCAAACGG TGTTTATCTCTCCTTCTTTGGCTGGAAGACCGCTATGAAACCGTATATAAACGACATCCTGGTTTCCAGAAAGGATCCAAGCCACTCCTTGCCCTTGATAACCCTTTTCCAATGGATCTTCCAGATAGTTTGTATGGAGAGAAATGGGCTTTTGTTCAGTTACCCTTTTCAG ATGTTAAGAAGGAGCTAGCATCACTAGAAAAATCATTTAGATTTGGTGCAACTCTGGATCTGGATTTGTTGGGGATTGAAATCGATGACAAGACGTTGATTCCTGGACTGGCTGTGGCATCTTCACGTGCGAGGCCATTGGCAG CTTGGATGAACGGCTTAGAAGTGTGTTCAGTGGAAGCTGACATAGCTCGTGCTGATTTAGTTCTATCTGTTGGGATTTCCACACGTTATGTATATGCCTCCTACAAGAAATCACCAGTGACTTCAAGTGAGGCTGAAGCATGGGAAGCAGCAAAGAAAGAAAGTGGAGGTTTACATTTTCTAGCTATCCAAGATAGCTTAGACTCGGATGATTGTGTCGGGTTTTGGCTTTTATTGGACTTGCCACCTTCACCTGTGTAA
- the LOC122586982 gene encoding uncharacterized protein LOC122586982, which produces MQKLLRSRNPYSPSLLAPFLIPQTLFPGFNKHIPMPSAAGMATAAVTCRNPSFSFASNNGNCSSSYKFNSMCNPSYRYRCRNCRCSVQCGISSSNGVGGGVRAWNGGGNRVAWFHSSGSENALATDVTVSAVSGENSGGENGDSESGENEKSVKYSRRKRIGLSGGGGGNGEVLVPGNLDLLTIPGVGQSNLKKLVKNGIGGVAELKKIYKDKFHGKSNENMVEFLRSSVGIKHRNHAESITTFIKESVDEELKDDRVDNVLPQKKRLTFCVEGNISVGKTTFLQRIANETLELQDLVEIVPEPINRWQDIGPDHFNILDAFYADPERYAYTFQNYVFVTRVMQEKESASGIKPLRLMERSVFSDRMVFVRAVHEAKWMSEMEISIYDSWFDPVVSTLPGLIPDAFIYLRASPDTCHKRMMMRKRTEEGGVSLEYLRGLHEKHESWLFPFESGNHGVLSVSNPPVHMDSSLHPDIKDRVFYLEGNHMHPSIQKVPALVLDCEPMIDFSKDIEAKKQYARQVAEFFQYVKKVKEVPEAGKAGHSQVMLPHGGLWVPPQGKNFPESLKSLDFRHAMSFMPESGTG; this is translated from the exons atgcagaaATTACTTCGTTCTCGAAACCCTTATTCACCTAGTTTATTAGCCCCTTTTCTTATCCCTCAAACTCTCTTTCCAGGGTTTAACAAACACATTCCGATGCCTTCCGCCGCCGGTATGGCCACCGCCGCCGTTACTTGTAGAAACCCTAGCTTTTCATTTGCTAGTAATAATGGAAACTGTTCTAGCTCTTATAAGTTTAATTCTATGTGTAACCCTAGCTATAGATACAGGTGCCGTAATTGTAGGTGTTCTGTTCAGTGTGGAATTAGTAGTAGTAATGGTGTTGGCGGTGGTGTTAGGGCTTGGAATGGTGGAGGTAATAGAGTTGCTTGGTTTCATAGTTCGGGTTCGGAGAATGCGTTGGCTACGGATGTTACGGTTTCCGCGGTTAGCGGTGAGAATAGTGGTGGTGAGAATGGGGATAGTGAGAGTGGAGAGAATGAGAAGAGTGTCAAGTATAGTAGGAGAAAAAGAATTGGTttaagtggtggtggtggtgggaatGGGGAGGTGTTGGTACCGGGGAATCTCGATTTGTTGACGATTCCGGGTGTCGGGCAGAGTAATTTGAAGAAGTTGGTTAAGAATGGGATTGGTGGTGTTGCCGAGCTTAAAAAAATCTACAAAGAcaag TTCCATGGGAAATCGAACGAGAATATGGTGGAGTTTTTACGTAGCTCTGTTGGCATTAAACATAGAAATCATGCTGAGAGTATAACTACATTCATTAAAGAAAGTGTGGATGAAGAGCTAAAAGATGATCGTGTGGACAATGTTCTGCCACAAAAGAAACGCCTGACTTTTTGTGTGGAAGGAAACATAAGCGTTGGCAAGACAACTTTCTTGCAGAGAATTGCTAATGAAACTCTTGAGCTTCAGGATCTTGTTGAGATTGTTCCTGAACCTATCAATAGATGGCAAGACATTGGACCCGATCACTTTAACATATTGGATGCTTTTTATGCCGATCCAGAAAGGTATGCGTACACGTTCCAGAACTATGTATTTGTTACAAGAGTTATGCAGGAGAAGGAGTCAGCAAGTGGAATTAAGCCTCTCAGATTAATGGAGAGAAGTGTTTTCAGTGACAGGATG GTCTTTGTGAGAGCTGTTCATGAAGCTAAGTGGATGAGCGAGATGGAAATCAGCATCTATGACTCATGGTTTGACCCGGTTGTTTCCACTCTTCCTGGACTTATTCCCGATGCTTTTATATATCTTAGAGCTAGCCCCGATACTTGTCATAAACGCATGATGATGCGTAAGAGAACTGAGGAAGGTGGAGTCAGCCTAGAATATCTACGTGGTCTGCACGAAAAGCACGAGAGCTGGCTTTTTCCATTTGAAAGTGGAAATCATGGGGTATTATCTGTTAGTAACCCTCCTGTTCACATGGATAGCTCTTTACATCCTGATATAAAAGATCGTGTATTTTATCTGGAGGGTAATCATATGCATCCCAGCATTCAAAAG GTACCTGCATTGGTTCTTGACTGCGAGCCTATGATCGACTTTAGCAAAGACATTGAAGCAAAAAAACA GTATGCTAGACAGGTGGCCGAGTTTTTCCAGTATGTGAAGAAAGTTAAAGAAGTTCCTGAAGCTGGAAAGGCGGGTCACTCACAAGTTATGCTTCCGCACGGAGGATTATGGGTGCCGCCACAAGGAAAAAATTTTCCCGAGTCTCTCAAGTCGCTGGATTTTAGACACGCCATGTCCTTCATGCCTGAATCTGGCACTGGGTAG
- the LOC122587426 gene encoding uncharacterized membrane protein At4g09580-like, with product MAAPRNVVVEATRLTIPDEEAPAAEDSPTTKKPIGAKGDGRYPLTGWEFTVALSVFLVFCVGLFCIYLTMPAAEYGKLKLPRSVSDLRMIKDDLGTYASIYPTKFILGYCSTYIFMQTFMIPGTIFMSLLAGALFGVKGIFLVVFNATAGASSCFFLSKLIGRPIVLWLWPEKLKFFQAEIAKRGDKLLNYMLFLRITPTLPNLFINLASPIVDIPFHVFLLATVVGIIPASYITVRAGLALGDLKSVKDLYDMKTLTVLFLIGIISILPTLLKRKRVYE from the exons ATGGCGGCGCCGAGGAATGTTGTGGTGGAGGCCACAAGGTTAACGATTCCTGATGAAGAAGCTCCGGCCGCCGAAGATTCGCCGACTACTAAGAAACCGATTGGCGCGAAAGGAGACGGAAGGTATCCGTTAACCGGATGGGAGTTTACGGTTGCGTTGAGTGTGTTTTTGGTGTTTTGTGTAGGATTGTTTTGTATTTATCTCACAATGCCAGCTGCTGAGTATGGAAAACTTAAGCTGCCACGATCCGTATCCGATTTGAGAATGATCAA aGATGACCTTGGAACATATGCAAGCATTTACCCAACAAAGTTCATTCTGGGTTACTGCTCCACTTACATATTCATGCAAACGTTTATGATTCCTGGAACTATTTTTATGTCGTTGCTTGCTGGAGCCCTTTTTGGTGTAAAAGGCATCTTCTTGGTAGTATTTAATGCTACGGCTGGCGCATCTTCATGCTTTTTTTTGTCAAAGTTAATTGGAAGGCCCATAGTTCTTTGGCTGTGGCCAGAAAAGCTGAAATTCTTTCAAGCAGAG ATAGCAAAACGTGGAGACAAGCTACTAAACTATATGCTCTTTCTAAGGATAACTCCTACTCTGCCAAATCTTTTCATTAATTTGGCATCTCCAATCGTGGATATACCATTCCACGTGTTCTTGTTGGCTACAGTTGTTGGAATCATCCCAGCCTCTTATATCACTGTGAGA GCCGGGCTTGCTCTTGGAGATCTAAAATCTGTTAAAGATCTATATGATATGAAGACATTAACTGTACTTTTCCTTATTGgaatcatctcaatactacccaCATTGTTGAAGAGGAAACGAGTATATGAATAA